From a region of the Candidatus Neptunochlamydia vexilliferae genome:
- a CDS encoding WapI family immunity protein has protein sequence MLHNTFCYRPNRRVDLRLPELNSWLEGCKEMHTSLSRKASLECMEPYLSIELEMGNGGQCELSVAITPDHCYQQHSFLFDIDQNHLKPLIDKLELILKSYPIRC, from the coding sequence ATGTTGCACAACACCTTTTGCTATCGTCCAAACCGAAGGGTCGATCTACGCCTTCCGGAACTTAATAGCTGGCTAGAGGGGTGTAAGGAGATGCACACCTCCTTATCAAGAAAGGCATCTTTAGAGTGTATGGAGCCTTATCTCAGCATAGAATTAGAAATGGGTAATGGTGGGCAGTGTGAGTTATCGGTTGCGATAACCCCTGATCACTGCTATCAACAGCACTCATTTCTCTTTGACATAGATCAAAACCATCTTAAACCACTGATTGATAAACTCGAGCTCATTCTTAAGAGTTACCCTATAAGATGCTAA